From a single Clostridia bacterium genomic region:
- a CDS encoding ATP-binding cassette domain-containing protein codes for MNSIISVKNICKQYTTFKRGSTFADMMKSLLIRDKAIVDAVKDISFEIEPGTITGLLGKNGAGKSTLIKMMTGVLFPSSGEINVLGYIPYKHRAKYVTQISAVFGQKSQLVWDIPPIDSFEMNKAIYNISNEDYKTNLSRMVDIFEVSEIIKKPTRSLSLGERMKCEFIMAMLHNPKIIFLDEPTIGLDIISKEHVREFILDMNKNGTTFILTTHDVGDIEKLAERIIIINEGMKVYDDSIGSLKKYLGNKKTVQIQMKMPIGEINLSGVSVLNRQSDYEAELLLDNSIIDINSFVSNISNLGEIADISIKTLGVEEIIKAIYNKPLLSVKA; via the coding sequence ATGAATTCAATAATTTCTGTAAAAAATATCTGCAAACAGTATACTACCTTCAAACGGGGCAGCACTTTTGCAGATATGATGAAATCGTTGCTTATAAGAGATAAGGCAATAGTAGATGCAGTGAAGGATATTTCATTTGAAATAGAGCCAGGAACGATAACTGGCTTATTAGGAAAAAACGGGGCCGGGAAATCCACATTGATTAAAATGATGACAGGTGTGCTTTTTCCAAGTTCCGGTGAAATAAATGTCCTAGGTTATATTCCATATAAGCACCGGGCAAAATATGTAACACAGATTAGTGCAGTTTTTGGTCAAAAGTCACAGCTTGTATGGGACATACCTCCAATTGATTCATTTGAAATGAACAAGGCTATTTATAACATTTCCAACGAGGACTATAAAACCAATTTGTCCAGAATGGTTGATATTTTTGAAGTCAGCGAAATTATAAAGAAGCCTACGAGGAGCTTATCCTTGGGTGAAAGAATGAAATGTGAGTTCATTATGGCTATGTTACATAATCCTAAAATTATTTTTTTAGATGAACCTACAATTGGTCTTGATATTATTTCAAAAGAACATGTACGTGAATTCATTCTGGATATGAATAAAAACGGAACAACCTTTATATTGACAACTCATGATGTTGGAGACATTGAAAAGCTGGCTGAAAGAATAATCATTATCAACGAAGGCATGAAGGTATACGATGACTCCATAGGTAGCCTCAAAAAATATTTAGGCAATAAAAAGACTGTGCAGATTCAAATGAAAATGCCTATCGGCGAAATAAATCTCAGTGGTGTATCAGTTCTTAACAGGCAGTCGGATTATGAAGCCGAACTGCTTCTTGATAATTCTATTATTGACATTAATTCATTTGTTTCCAATATAAGCAATTTAGGCGAAATAGCTGATATTTCCATCAAAACTCTTGGTGTAGAGGAAATCATTAAGGCAATTTATAATAAGCCATTGCTATCAGTTAAAGCCTGA
- a CDS encoding ABC-2 family transporter protein has product MKHSIKIYTQCIKISISSIAAYRLNFFSTLIITFLNNLLIPLVMILAYKNGASIPGYNFNEILLIQSVFMLCTGICAPFLNNFVWTTMDHVKDGTYDMLLLKPGSVMFNSIASSFEISNIGTFISGLFVFIYSLCFFKPDFINIVLFIFLLMAGILVELSFILLMAASTFKFVGNGRIFEIYNTITTYGRYPTSIYKNILPAITTYIVPVSMLGFFPASALLGKSTPDMYASIFFCILLFIFSMVIFNRMIRSYQSAGG; this is encoded by the coding sequence ATGAAGCATAGTATTAAAATATACACACAGTGTATAAAAATATCAATTTCTTCAATTGCTGCTTATAGACTGAATTTTTTCAGCACACTTATAATAACATTTTTAAATAATTTACTTATACCGTTGGTAATGATACTCGCATACAAAAATGGAGCAAGCATACCAGGTTACAACTTTAATGAAATATTATTGATTCAGTCGGTATTTATGCTTTGCACAGGTATTTGCGCACCATTTCTAAATAACTTCGTCTGGACTACAATGGATCATGTAAAAGACGGTACATATGACATGCTTCTTTTAAAACCAGGTTCAGTCATGTTTAATTCGATTGCCAGTTCCTTCGAAATCAGCAACATCGGAACATTTATTTCCGGTCTGTTTGTATTTATTTATTCATTATGCTTTTTCAAGCCTGATTTTATAAATATTGTTCTGTTTATATTCCTACTTATGGCCGGCATATTAGTAGAATTATCATTCATACTCCTGATGGCAGCATCTACATTTAAGTTTGTAGGCAATGGAAGAATTTTCGAAATTTATAATACTATTACAACCTATGGCAGATATCCTACTTCGATATACAAAAATATACTACCGGCAATAACAACTTATATAGTCCCTGTTTCAATGCTGGGATTTTTCCCTGCTTCGGCTTTGTTGGGAAAATCAACTCCTGATATGTATGCATCAATATTTTTTTGCATTTTACTTTTTATATTCAGCATGGTTATATTTAACAGGATGATTAGAAGTTATCAGAGCGCTGGAGGATAA
- a CDS encoding ABC-2 family transporter protein, whose amino-acid sequence MKNIIQKTKLLLTVATVTYKEWAAYRTHSMLSIFIGPAYFLVMSSVWSALYSNSRSLNNMTLNQVITYYGITTLINYATMDFAGWNFQMLIRTGKYLTFALRPVHHRFFALSQKIGHRTLGIIFEFIPVLLIFIFIFKINIMPYNLLYAVISIILCFLMNFYVNYSIGLLAFWFTDVNGLSMFYGLLSSFFSGALLPLTFFPIVIQKIMFFLPFQYIYYIPSMVYTGNVHMAGMEFSIPAILSIQALYVIIMFFASEILYRAGIKHFTGVGT is encoded by the coding sequence ATGAAAAATATAATACAAAAAACTAAATTACTACTAACAGTTGCCACTGTTACATATAAGGAATGGGCTGCATACCGCACCCATTCCATGTTATCAATATTTATCGGCCCGGCTTACTTTCTTGTTATGAGTTCTGTCTGGTCAGCTTTGTACTCAAACTCCAGAAGCTTGAACAACATGACTTTAAATCAGGTTATTACTTATTACGGTATTACAACTTTAATAAATTATGCAACTATGGATTTTGCCGGCTGGAATTTTCAAATGTTAATCAGGACAGGAAAATACCTGACATTTGCGTTAAGACCTGTTCATCACAGATTTTTTGCTCTGTCACAAAAAATAGGTCATAGAACCTTAGGCATTATTTTCGAATTTATACCTGTTCTACTGATTTTTATATTTATTTTTAAAATAAATATAATGCCATACAATTTGCTTTACGCTGTAATTTCTATAATACTATGTTTTCTTATGAATTTTTATGTTAATTATAGTATAGGGCTGCTTGCCTTCTGGTTTACTGATGTAAATGGATTATCCATGTTTTATGGGCTACTATCAAGCTTTTTTTCCGGTGCTCTTCTACCTCTTACCTTTTTCCCCATTGTAATTCAGAAAATCATGTTTTTCTTGCCGTTCCAGTATATTTACTATATACCTTCAATGGTTTATACAGGTAACGTACATATGGCAGGCATGGAATTTTCTATTCCAGCAATTTTGTCAATCCAAGCATTATACGTAATTATTATGTTTTTTGCATCAGAAATTTTGTATCGTGCTGGCATAAAGCATTTTACAGGGGTGGGAACATGA